A portion of the Girardinichthys multiradiatus isolate DD_20200921_A chromosome 23, DD_fGirMul_XY1, whole genome shotgun sequence genome contains these proteins:
- the LOC124860081 gene encoding uncharacterized protein LOC124860081 yields MVSVGADVTLSCPRLNSDIDANLFWIRFIPGSWPEFLGGTYSFDFENNDNEITHIKAKQAPETFRLYISKVKESDAGLYYCIKVEVLILTFLKGEFLRIKGTEPNITAIIQHPLPDIVHPGNPVSLRCSVLFNSQDKTSPMDHRVYWFQAGSNKSYPSFIYAHGNHGNECKNSPEDHSGRKCVYNFSKNVSASDAGTYYCAVASCGVVLFGNGTKLDIEGKIPNRREDTKKNQRQSTMVSVD; encoded by the exons ATGGTTTCTGTTGGAGCTGATGTGACCCTGTCTTGTCCACGCCTGAACTCTGATATTGATGCAAACTTGTTTTGGATCAGATTTATTCCTGGAAGCTGGCCGGAATTTCTGGGAGGAACATATTCCtttgattttgaaaataatgataatGAGATTACCCATATCAAAGCAAAACAAGCACCAGAAACCTTTCGCCTGTATATTAGTAAAGTTAAGGAAAGTGACGCTGGCCTGTACTACTGTATAAAAGTTGAGGTGCTCATCCTGACATTCTTGAAAGGAGAGTTTTTAAGAATTAAAG GAACAGAACCGAACATCACTGCCATCATCCAACACCCTCTACCTGATATAGTCCATCCAGGAAACCCAGTTTCTCTACGGTGTTCAGTCCTCTTTAACTCTCAAGATAAAACTTCTCCAATGGATCATAGGGTGTACTGGTTCCAAGCTGGATCAAATAAGTCTTATCCCAGTTTCATTTATGCTCATGGAAACCATGGTAATGAATGCAAGAACAGTCCTGAGGATCATTCTGGACGAAAGTGTGTCTACAACTTCTCTAAGAACGTCAGTGCTTCTGATGCTGGGACTTATTATTGTGCTGTGGCCTCCTGTGGAGTGGTACTGTTTGGTAATGGAACAAAACTGGACATAGAAG GAAAGATCCCAAATCGAAGAGAggacacaaagaaaaatcagagGCAGTCTACAATGGTGTCAGTGGATTAG